Proteins found in one Clostridium kluyveri DSM 555 genomic segment:
- a CDS encoding alpha/beta-type small acid-soluble spore protein: MTRNNKLVVPEAREALNRFKMESAREVGVNLKDGYNGDLTAREAGAVGGNMVKKMIKAYEEDLK, encoded by the coding sequence ATGACACGTAACAATAAGTTAGTAGTCCCAGAAGCCAGAGAAGCCTTGAATAGGTTTAAGATGGAGTCAGCCAGAGAGGTTGGAGTAAATTTAAAAGATGGCTACAATGGAGATTTAACTGCCAGAGAAGCTGGAGCAGTAGGTGGAAATATGGTTAAGAAAATGATTAAAGCCTATGAAGAAGACTTAAAATAA
- a CDS encoding TSUP family transporter — protein sequence MLDVMIFITIGIAAGILSGLFGVGGGIIIIPALMFFKGFSQLKAQGTSLIAMLPPVGILAFIEYYKKGNTDLVGGIIICSAMLLSAKFGGQLANMLPMNVMKRAFGIFVILVGIKTFFGK from the coding sequence ATGTTAGACGTGATGATTTTTATTACAATAGGTATTGCTGCGGGTATCCTAAGTGGATTATTTGGTGTTGGCGGTGGAATAATTATAATTCCGGCCTTAATGTTTTTCAAGGGATTTTCTCAATTAAAAGCTCAAGGAACTTCTCTGATTGCTATGCTTCCCCCTGTTGGCATACTTGCATTTATTGAGTACTATAAAAAAGGGAACACTGATTTAGTGGGCGGTATAATTATTTGTAGTGCAATGTTATTAAGTGCTAAATTCGGTGGTCAATTAGCAAATATGCTTCCTATGAATGTGATGAAAAGGGCTTTTGGAATATTTGTTATTTTAGTTGGGATAAAAACTTTTTTCGGGAAATGA